Genomic DNA from Solanum pennellii chromosome 3, SPENNV200:
aattgatttattagCTAAGAACCTATCCCCCCACCCCCAAGAATCCAATTTTTTGCCCTACctaaatcatatacatatatttatattttaaatttatttagttttaattaattttatccaaTCAAAATANNNNNNNNNNNNNNNNNNNNNNNNNNNNNNNNNNNNNNNNNNNNNNNNNNNNNNNNNNNNNNNNNNNNNNNNNNNNNNNNNNNNNNNNNNNNNNNNNNNNNNNNNNNNNNNNNNNNNNNNNNNNNNNNNNNNNNNNNNNNNNNNNNNNNNNNNNNNNNNNNNNNNNNNNNNNNNNNNNNNNNNNNNNNNNNNNNNNNNNNNNNNNNNNNNNNNNNNNNNNNNNNNNNNNNNNNNNNNNNNNNNNNNNNNNNNNNNNNNNNNNNNNNNNNNNNNNNNNNNNNNNNNNNNNNNNNNNNNNNNNNNNNNNNNNNNNNNNNNNNNNNNNNNNNNNNNNNNNNNNNNNNNNNNNNNNNNNNNNNNNNNNNNNNNNNNNNNNNNNNNNNNNNNNNNNNNNNNNNNNNNNNNNNNNNNNNNNNNNNNNNNNNNNNNNNNNNNNNNNNNNNNNNNNNNNNNNNNNNNNNNNNNNNNNNNNNNNNNNNNNNNNNNNNNNNNNNNNNNNNNNNNNNNNNNNNNATATattctttcttaaactttgtaTCCGATATAACATggtatcatcatatacatggcGTCACGACTTAGGTAAGATTGAGATGTCATACTTGATCAAATATTGGCCCACACTTTTAATAAAGttcaaaattacttttaataattttatccaTTATAATAGGctactttaacaatatataaatataggtTGTTTATATATGTGCCATTTGGATTTCGAAATTGCGACTTTTTTGATAGTATACgtgaaatatattataaattataataattaataatttaaaatattttaaaacatctCAGTTGACGGTGAGATCTAACTTTGTCACATAATTAAATTGGAATAGAGAGagtaacttttaaattttaaatgctatgatcttgtgaattttcttttaCACTTTGTTTGGGTCATTGTTACCCATggtttcataatgtattatattgtattgtactctattgtactgtatgtatggtagatacaatgttcggctagattgtattgtttgttattgtttagtaacattttagttgtttggtttgattgtatcgtactgtattgtaatttataaatttactaaaatgttctaaattattctagggtatgaagtttgactagatttaaataattaaggtaaagggtaaaataatattttaaaatattatgtaaagatataattgaaaaaagaaattaagtaacaatgggaaCACACCATATTGGTTGTTCGATAAAATAGGAGTTTTCGTTGTTATGTAACAATGAAACttaacaatacagtacaatacatattaagtaacaatcaaaacaaacaatgTAGGTAcagtaacaatacaatacaatacaatggataGCAATGATCTAAACATAGTGTTATAAAAGAATCTCTTTCAAAATGTATAGTTTTTGACCAACTAAAAACTTGAATCTCGAACATATTATTTGATTACACCAATATTATATTCTCAATCGAATACGTTTGAATCTCAAACAATTTGGAAACGATTACATGATTATATGATTAGGAGTGGAGTGAATTTTACAAAAACTAGTGATATTAATCCaaactttatatttatcttAACAAGTTCATTTAATATGtacaaattatttcatttagaaCTCAGTGACTcgatatgataaaaaatttaaacctacaaattaaacttcaaattcTAACTCCGTATTCCGAACAACATGCATATGGAATCTGAATATTGTAAAGAGAAGGAAGGTATATTCTAGAGGACTATCTATCTAGTCTAGCTTTATAAATAGTCACACCCCAAAGTCTTAAAATAAACACTATTGACCTTCTTAGTCTTCTCTACCTTCTTCTTAGTCATTTAACATTACCAAGAAGCATCCTTAACacaaagaaacaaagaaaaaatattaacatgacTCATCACCAACTTGATGATCATCAAATGGTTATGATCTCTCAATACCATTCTGGTATCAACACCCAACTAGCACAAGGTCATCAAGGTTAGCATAATTTATTATACTGACGGTATAAagaattttaacaaaaagaatGTATAATCGATTATATCAGCTTGTTTGATTGagttaaatattgttgtaagTCAATCAAACTCcttttaacaataataatgttCAATTGAATATATTAGCTCGACttacatatttaattattgttatcGTAGGTCAACCTAACCTGATACTATCAGAAGATAAAACAAACTCCTATCTTTTGAATGAAATTAACTTCTATGTGGTGCATAATTAATTTTACTCCACCAATTCATCTAAATGATAACTATAAATAACATGTAATTAGCCATAAGGGTAGCCTAGTGCATGAAACACCATACGTCAGTAGGGGTCTGGAAAAGGTTGCACCCCAAAGGCTGTGATGTCATCAACCTACTATAATGTAAGCAATACTGATTCTTTTTCATTGTTCGAACAtgtaatttatttgaaatttcttcAAGGCTCCccatcaaataaaagaaactttATATCACTATTGTAACTTTTTAAATACATGCAACGCATATAAGTTAAATCCTTCAAGTATTAAAGCAAATTTAGGGTTTTCTTCAGGAGAGGTGAAACCATCGCGgagaaggaagaagaacaaaGGTGAAACGAGCAACAATGGAGTAGTGAGGAAGAGGAAGCTTAGTCAAGAACAAGTTAACCTTCTTGAACAGAGTTTTGGGGACGCGCACAGACTAGATATGAAGACCAAGGCCAAGCTTGCTTCTGAGCTTGGCCTTGACCTTCAACAAGTCACAGTGTGGTTCCAAAACAAGAGGGCTAGATGGAAGAACAAAAAACTCGAGAACGAATATTCTAAGTTGAAGTCTCAACATGAGATTACCATAGTTGAGAAATGTCGTCTTGAAACT
This window encodes:
- the LOC107014139 gene encoding homeobox-leucine zipper protein ATHB-21-like, with translation MTHHQLDDHQMVMISQYHSGINTQLAQGHQGEVKPSRRRKKNKGETSNNGVVRKRKLSQEQVNLLEQSFGDAHRLDMKTKAKLASELGLDLQQVTVWFQNKRARWKNKKLENEYSKLKSQHEITIVEKCRLETQILKMKEQLSEAKKEIQRLLLDTNCARVSSNNNSPITTSSSIISMEQQYILEDFGMEGILMDNNLYFGC